The DNA segment ACCTGAGTCATtgaatgaaattgatgattttcgaCACTGCGTCAACACTTGCAATCTCTTCGACCTTGGATTTAAAGGTAGCATATTCACATGGTGGAATGGGAGAGCAGAGGAAGACTGTATATTCAAAAGGCTATATAGATGCTTGGCTAATTTACAATTCCAACAAACATTTCCGGGAATAGAGGTGCAACATTTGGCAAAGACTGGTTCCGATCATAGTCCAATGTATCTGAAGTGTGATACTGAGACTCCACCAATAAAAAAGCCTTTTAAGTTCTTGAATTTTTGGGTGGAACATGCAACCTTTAAAGATGTGGTGAGAGAGAACTGGACAGCTGATTTCAGTGCAAATCCTTTTATTATTCATAatcacaagttaaaaaaattaaagaaagccctttcattgtggagtaaggctacgtttggaaatattttccaaaagataGCAAGCATGGAGGAGGTAGTGATGGTTCACGAAGTAGAATTTGAAGCAAATCCTACAGGGATGAACAGGGAAAGGCTACAAAAGGTTCAGGCAGAATTGATCAAATGTCTTGCACTAGAGGAGAAATTTTGGCAACAAAAGGCTGGCATGACTTTGTTCAAGGAAGGGGATATGAATACTAATTTCTTCCAGGCACTAGTGAGAGGTAGGAGGAAGAGACTTCAGCTTAACAGAATTCAAGATAGTGGAGGAACATggattgaagaagaaaaagaaattgcAGAAGAGGCTATCAGATTTTACGAGGAACAGTTCACAGAAACAACTTCTCCTTATTTATTTGAGATCGTAGACCATGTTCCTAATTTGTTGAACAATGAACAGAATGCAGAATTGATTAAGCAGCCAACAAAAGAGGAGGTTAAAGAGGCAGTATTTGGACTTAATGGTGATAGTGCTGGAGGGCCAGATGGTATGACAGGCAAGCTATATCATTCTTGTTGGGACATAATAGGGGATGACCTGTTCGACATGGTGAGGGCTTTTGTCAATGGTCATGAGCTACCAAAGTGTGTAACACACACAAACCTAGTTCTGATACCAAAGAAAAACGAAGTTACCACTTTTTCTGATCTAAGACCAATAAGCCTCAGTAATTTTTCAAATAAGGTTATATCGAGGGTCGTACATGAAAGGCTAGTGAAATTTCTCCCAAATCTGATATCGGAGGAACAGTCAGGTTTGGTTAAGGGCAGGAATATAGTAGAAAACATCCTTTTAACTCAGGAGATAGTCACTGACATTAGGCTTAGAACTAAGGCTGGACCTAATGTCATCCTGAAGCTAGATATGACCAAAGCTTATGATAGATTATCTTGGATATTCCTAACAAAGGTAATGAGAAAGATGGGATTCACACAAAGGTTGATAGGGATTGCCTTTGGATTAGTTTCAAACAATTGGTATTCTATTCTAATCAATGGTCAAGCTCATGATTTCTTTAAATCCTCAAGGGGAGTAAAACAAGGTGATCCTGTATCTCCAACTTTGTTTATCTTGGCAGCAGAAGCATTATCTTGGGGCCTCAATGCACTTCATACTAATATGTATTTTTGTGGATTTGGAATGCCAAAGTGGAGTCCAAAGATCAATCATTTGGCGTATGCAGATGACATGATTATTTTTTCATCATCTGATGAAACTtctctgatgctgattatgcaagtGTTGAATGCATATGAAAATGCATCTGGGCAGCTTATTAACAAGACCAAATCAGCTGTGTACCTGCATCATTTAACACACATGGATGTGGTCATCAAGGTGGAAAGGATCACATACATTCATAGGAATGAATTTTCTATCACATACCTAGGTTGTCCTATTTTTTATGCAAGGAGAAAGGTGGAATACTATCAGCCCCAAATTACTAAGGTAATGGACAAAATGCAATCCCGACAGGGCAAATTATTATCAGTAGGGGGAAGGGCAGTTCTCATATCCCTTGTGCTGCAAAGCATGCCTATGCATCTACTATCAGCTGTAAACCCTCCCAAATATGTGATAAATAGGTTGCTCAGTTTTTCTGGAGCAGCTCTATAGGAGGAACTAGTAGGCATTGGGCTTCATGGAATACCTTATGCATGCCAGTTGAGGAAGGAGGAATAGGTTTCAGGTCACTACATGATGTAACAAAAGCATTATTCAGCAAGTTGTGGTGGAATTTCAGAACAAAACCAAGCCTATAGAGCTCTTTTGTATGTCAGAAATAATGTGAGAAAGTGAATTCAGTAGTTGTTCCATGGAAAAGGGGGTCTCATATTTGGAGAAAAATGCTGGAATGCAGAGATCTTATTGAACATCAAATCTTTTGGCAAACAAAAAAGGGATCCTCACTTTTTTGGTTTGAAAACTGGACAGGTCTTGGGGCACTATATTTTTTAGTTCCTCAGGACTTTGGTATAGATGAAACAGTACAAAATGTACATGAAGTTACCTTAGATGGTGGGTGGGATGTGGACAGGCTATTTGAAATGCTTCCTGAAGACTTAGCAGTACACATTCTAGAGAAAATCAAACCACCTTCACCTCAGCAGGTTCTTGA comes from the Nicotiana sylvestris chromosome 4, ASM39365v2, whole genome shotgun sequence genome and includes:
- the LOC138889637 gene encoding uncharacterized protein — translated: MTRDMNEPWLVGGDFNVIWDEVEKFGGLPESLNEIDDFRHCVNTCNLFDLGFKGSIFTWWNGRAEEDCIFKRLYRCLANLQFQQTFPGIEVQHLAKTGSDHSPMYLKCDTETPPIKKPFKFLNFWVEHATFKDVVRENWTADFSANPFIIHNHKLKKLKKALSLWSKATFGNIFQKIASMEEVVMVHEVEFEANPTGMNRERLQKVQAELIKCLALEEKFWQQKAGMTLFKEGDMNTNFFQALVRGRRKRLQLNRIQDSGGTWIEEEKEIAEEAIRFYEEQFTETTSPYLFEIVDHVPNLLNNEQNAELIKQPTKEEVKEAVFGLNGDSAGGPDGMTGKLYHSCWDIIGDDLFDMVRAFVNGHELPKCVTHTNLVLIPKKNEVTTFSDLRPISLSNFSNKVISRVVHERLVKFLPNLISEEQSGLVKGRNIVENILLTQEIVTDIRLRTKAGPNVILKLDMTKAYDRLSWIFLTKVMRKMGFTQRLIGIAFGLVSNNWYSILINGQAHDFFKSSRGVKQGDPVSPTLFILAAEALSWGLNALHTNMYFCGFGMPKWSPKINHLAYADDMIIFSSSDETSLMLIMQVLNAYENASGQLINKTKSAVYLHHLTHMDVVIKVERITYIHRNEFSITYLGCPIFYARRKVEYYQPQITKVAQFFWSSSIGGTSRHWASWNTLCMPVEEGGIGLGALYFLVPQDFGIDETVQNVHEVTLDGGWDVDRLFEMLPEDLAVHILEKIKPPSPQQVLDVPCWMLETRGYFSVKSAWDYTRRRDEPITAYRMIWVKGLPFKIAFFMWKVWKAKLPLDDFLKKVGYCMPSKCWCCVHPDEESLQHLFLDQKLQRQLGSIFYQGQE